From Saccharibacillus brassicae:
TCTTCTTCGCCCATGAACACTTTGCATTCGAGGCCAAGCAGTGCCGCTACGGTCGCGGTCGCCACGCCGTGCTGGCCGGCGCCCGTCTCGGCGATAACTTTCTTCTTGCCCATGCGTACGGCAAGCAGTCCCTGGCCGAGCGCGTTGTTGATTTTGTGCGCTCCGGTATGGTTGAGGTCTTCGCGCTTCAGGTACACTTTGGCGCCGCCGAAATGTTCGGTCAGGCGTTTCGCGTAATACAGCGGCGTCTCGCGTCCGGAATACTGCTTGAGCAGGTCGTTCAATTCCGCGTTAAACTCTTCGTCCGCCGAAAACTTCAAATAAGATTCTTCAAGTTCGATCAGCGCGTTCATCAGCGTCTCGGGAACGAAGCGTCCCCCGAATTCGCCGTAGCGTCCTTTTGCGTCCGGTACTTGTCCGATCATGATAAAACCGCCCTCTCTACGAATAAAGTCATTTTGCGTATATCTTTATGCCCGTCGGTCTCGACGCCGCTTGAGACGTCGATGCCGTCCGGCGCGTAATTTCGCACCAATTCCCCCGCATTGCTCTCCGTCAAGCCGCCGGCCACGAACAGTTGGAGTCCGCACGCTTCTGCCGCTTGACGGTACAGCGGGATGATCTCCCAGTTGAATGTGCGCCCCGACCCGCCGCCATACAGCGGATCATGCGTATCGAGCAGCAGCGCATCGACCGCGCCCCGGTACGCTTCGGACATTCTCTCCGCGCGCTCCGCATGGCTCTCGCCGGTATCTTCGCCGCCGATCGAGATCGATTTGAACACTTCGGTGTTAAACCGTTCGCGCACTTCCCGACAAAAGCCCGGGCTCTCCTGCCCGTGCAGCTGGATCACGTCCAGCGGAGCCGCGGACAGCGTCGCTTTCAATTCGTCGAGCGTCGGATTCACGAACACCCCGGCGACTTTCGGCCGCTTGGCCTCATCCTTGGCTTCGGTGGCTTCATTGGCTTCAATCAAAGCGCTTTTGGCCCAGGCGTCCAGTTCGCCGATCAACGCGGCCGCTTGGACGCCGTCGACCTGCCGCCGGCTTGGCGCGAACACGAGGCCGATATAATCGACCCCGAGTTCCGCCGCCGCCAGCAGCGCTTCCGGCGTCCGAATGCCGCATATTTTGATCGCAGGCACTCTCTTCGTGATCCCTGTCTTCATGGTCCCTGTCTTCGCCTGTCCTTCGGCTGCCTCGCCGCCGCTCAACGCCGCGTCCGAAAGCCGTCCGTCCCGTTCGGCCTTCATCTCGAAGCCTCCGAATCGGCAGCGCCGGCACCGGTATCGGCCGACTCTCCCGCAGCCGCGGACGCCGGGGCGCCGGATACCGGCCCCATCACTTCCGCCACCGCTTCGCCGACGTCCGCGCGGCGCATAAACGTCTCGCCGATCAGCACGCCGCTAGCTCCGCCCGAACCGACGTAAGCGACGTCTTCTTTTGTCCGAATCGCGCTTTCGCTAATAAGCAGCGCCCGCTTCGGCATGCGCGGCGCAAGCTCCGCCGTGACGTCCAGACTCGTCTCGAACGTGTGCAGATTCCGGTTGTTTACCCCGATCAGACCGCGGTCCGTTACCTGAAGCACCGCGTCGAGTTCGTCCGCGTTATGCACTTCGATCAGCGTATCGAGGCCGAGCGATTCCGCCGCCGCCTTCAATTCCCGCAGGCGCGCGACCGGCAAAATGGCCGCGATCAGCAGCACCGCGTCGGCGCCGATCAGGCGCGCTTCGTAGATCTGCGACTCGTCGATCACGAAGTCTTTGCGCAGCAAAGGCAGCTTGACCGCCGCGCGAATCGCGGTCAAATAATCCGCGCTGCCCTGAAAATACTCGTTGTCGGTCAGCACCGACAAACAATCGGCGCCCGCCGCTTCGTACGCTTGCGCCAGCCGTACCGGATCGAAGTCTGCCCGGATCAGTCCTTTGGACGGGGACGCTTTTTTCACTTCCGCGATCAGCGCCATCCCTTGGCGCTTCGGGCTGCGCAGCGCCGCTTCGAAGCCGAGCGTAGGCGGCATGGCGGCGATGCGCCGCTCCGCTTCCGCCATATTCAGCGTTTCCTTGAGAAGCCGGACTTCCCGGCGTTTGGTCTCCACGATTCGATCAAGATACATATCCGCATTCCTCCGTTATCCGTATAAGCTGCTCCAATTTGTCCAGCGCCTGGCCCGAGTCCACGATCTGCGCGGCCATGCGCACGCCTTCCGCCAGATCGGCCGCTTCTCCGGCCGTATAGATGCACGCGCCCGCGTTCGCCAGCACGATATCGCGCCGCGCGCCGCGTTCGCCGGACAACACGCCGCGAATGATCCGCGCGTTGTCCGCGGCGTCTCCGCCGAGGATGTCTTCGAGCGGATAGCGCGACAAGCCGAGTTGTTCCGGAGTGATCTCGTACGTGCGGACGAGGCCGTCCTCAAGTTCCGACACCCGGGTCGGACCGGAGACGCTGATCTCGTCCAGCCCGTCGAGTCCCGCGACGACCATCGCGCGCCGCGCGCCCAGATTGCCGAGCACGCGGGCGATCTGCTCGGTGCGGCCGGCGTCGTACAGGCCGAGCAGCTGCCGATCGGCGCCGGCCGGGTTGGTCAGCGGGCCCAGCAGATTGAATACCGTGCGGACGCCCAGTTCGCGGCGAGGTCCCGCCGCGTGCTTCATCGACGGATGGTACGTCTGCGCGAACAGGAAGCAGATGCCGATCCGGTCCAGGCATTCCGCGGCCTGGCTGCCGCTGAGGCCGATATTGACGCCGAGCGCTTCCAGCACGTCGGCGCTGCCGGCCCGGCCGCTGGCCGAACGGTTGCCGTGCTTGGCGACCCGGACAGACGCGGACGCGGCGATCAGGGCGGACGCGGTCGAGATGTTGAACTTGTGGATGCCGGAGCCGCCGGTGCCGCACGTATCGAGCAGATGCTCGCGGGACGTGCCGACGGTGCCGGAGAAGCTGCGCATCGCTTCGGCGAAGCCGGTAATTTCTTCGGTCGTCTCGCCTTTCATGCGCAGTGCCAGCAGCAGGCCGCCGATCTGCGCCGGCGTCGCCGCGCCGGTCATAATGCTTTCCATCGCGTGCCGGGCCTGCTCCCGGGTCAGCGAAGACCCTTCGGAAGCGAGCGCAAGCGCTTCTTTGGCGCTCAGGCTCGGTTGAATCGGATAGAGGTTATCGGTTGGTTCGGATGTACGGGAAGTAGGCATGACTATCTCTCCTTCGAGGTCGAATGGGTTCGAGCGCCTCGAGGCCGCTCCTTCGGGACACCGTTCCTGCTGCCGCGAGAGCCGTCCGATTCCCGCCGCGCGGCGGGAGAACGGGATCGGCGGGGCGGAGGTTATAAAAAAGACCCCCGCTTCGCAGCAGAGGTCTTCGGTATTCGGCCTTTTTCGGCGATCTGTTCAAAGATCGCCGAAAAAGGTCCGATGCCCGATAGGGTGCATTCGTCGATGTATGGTAAAAAAAACCGTGGCGCTTCCGCCTCGAATCCTTCGTTCCATACGTAAACTCTGCTCAGCCTGACTCTGCTCTGTCTGGCGGTCTGTACCGCCTCGGCCCCTACGGGCCTCACGATTCCCCGCTTCCGCCCGCGAACACTCCTGTTCCCGGCGCGGCAGCGTGAATCCTTAACTTTGTTCCCTACTATACCGGATCGCCAAGCGGATAGCAAGCGCGCCGGCATCCGGCTTGCCGGAAATCTACGAACGGCGGGCCAGATCCGGCCGCAGCACCGTTGCGCCCCGCTGGTACACGTGGTTGATCTCGCGCTGCCCTTTTTCCGTATTCACCTGAATCATCAAGCGGATGCAGCGCGGCAGGCTGCCTTCGACCGGAATCTCCAGCGCGCACATGAGCGGCACGAAATCCCAGCCGGATTGGCGGCGTACGGCAACCGCGGGAAAAGCGGCATCCAAATCATGCGTCACCGTGATCCAGATATTGCTGACCGTCTCGGGCTGTATGCCGTTCTGGGCGGTCATCTCCGCGACCAGTTCCTGCGTCGCCGCGTAAATCTCTTCCCTGTCGTTATGTTCGACCGTTGTCGCTCCGCGAATGCCGCGGTTATAGATCACGATGGTTCTCCACTCCTTTTGAGGCGCTCGATGACGCTTCGCACCGTATCGGCGTCGACGTCGCTCGCAATCTCGACGCGTCCGACCGCCAGAGGCACGATGAAGATCATCCGGCCTTCCCTGAACTTTTTGTCCCGCTGCATGGCGTCCATCAGCGCTTCGGTCCCGATATCGGCCGGCAGCGTAACCGGCAGTTCCAGCGCTTCCAGCATCGATACCGTCTCGGCGTGCAGCCCCGCGGCGCCGCGTTCTTCGCCGATCAGCGCCGCCGCGGCCATGCCGATCGAGATCGCTTCGCCGTGCAGGAAGCGGCCGTATCCCGCGACCGCTTCGATCGCGTGGCCGAGCGTATGCCCCAGGTTCAGGATCGCCCGCAGATCGTTCTCCCGCTCGTCGCGCGATACGATCCGCGCTTTGATCGCGCAGCCTTGCTCCAGACCGTACGCCAGCGCTTCGGAATCGAGCGCCAGCAGGCGTCCGGCATTGGCCCGGCACCATTCGGCGAATGCTTTGTCCCAGATCAGCCCGTGCTTGACCATTTCCGCCAAGCCCGCGCGTACTTCGCGCGGAGGCAGGCTTTTGAGCGTCTCCACGTCGTAGAGCACGAGCTCCGGCTGGTGGAACACGCCGATCATATTTTTGGCAAGCGGATGATTGACCGCCACTTTGCCGCCCACGCTGCTGTCGTGCGCCAAAATGGTCGTCGGCACCTGCACGAAGCGGATGCCGCGCATGTACGTGCCGGCCACGAATCCGGCCAGATCGCCGATGACGCCGCCTCCGAGCGCCAGTATCGCCGAGGAGCGGTCCAGCCCTTCTTCGATGGCGCGCGTAATCAGGTCGTTGTAGACGTCAAGCGACTTGGACGGTTCGCCGTGCGGCACGACCGCGCTGAGGGCGCGGTAACCGCCCGCCGTCAGCGCCTCTGTCAACTTGGCGAGATACAGCGGCCCCGCGTTATCGTCGGTCACGATCAGCAGCGGGCTTTTGTCCGGCACGCCGGCCAGGCGCAAATACTCCGCCGCGTTCGCGAGCAGTCCTTCCCCGATCACGATCGGATACGAACGTTCGCCAAGCTCTACCGTCAGCGTCTTCGGCGTCTCCGCCATATCAGTAATTCTCCAGCTGACGTTTGTAGTTGTCGTAGTTCGCTTTGATTTCCTCCATCGAATCCCCGCCGAATTTTTCGAGGAACGCTTTGGCGACTTCCCAGGCGACCACGCTCTCCATGACGACGCTCGCGGCCGGCACGGCGCAGGCATCGGAACGCTCCACCTGGGCATTGAACGGCTCTTTCGTATCGATGTCCACGCTGCGCAGCGGCTTGTACAGCGTCGGAATCGGCTTCATGACGCCGCGGACGACGATCGGCATGCCGTTCGTGATGCCGCCTTCGAAGCCGCCGAGGCGGTTCGAAGCGCGCGTGTAGCCCGTCTCTTCGCTGTGCAGGATCTCGTCGTGCACCTGCGAGCCGCGCAGTTCGCCGGCTTCGAAGCCGATGCCGATCTCGACGCCTTTGAACGCGTTGATGGACATGACGGCCTGCGCGATGCGCGCGTCGAGCTTGCGGTCGTACTGCACGTAGCTGCCGAGACCGATTGGGAGCCCTTCGACGATACATTCGACGACCCCGCCGACCGAATCGCCTTCTTTTTTGATCAGGTCGATATACGCTTCCATCTTCTTCTCGGTTTCTTCGTCCGCGACGCGGACCGAAGACGCTTCGGTGCGGGCGACCAATTCGTCGAGCGGCAGGTTGTTGGCCGGAGCGACGATCTCGCCGATCCGCAGCACCTGTCCGCCGATGCGGATGCCGAACACTTCGAGCAGCTGGCGGGCCAGCGCGCCGACGGCGACGCGAACGGCCGTTTCGCGGGCGCTGGAACGTTCCAGCACGTTGCGCAGGTCTTTGAGATCGTATTTGAGTCCGCCGTTGAGGTCGGCATGACCCGGACGCGGACGGTGGACCCGGCGCTTCTCTTCGTCGGTGCCTTCCATCGGTTCGACGTTCATGATCTTCGTCCAATGCTTCCAGTCGTTGTTGACGACGACCAGCGCGATCGGCGCGCCTGTCGTTTGTCCGTGGCGAACGCCGCCTACGATGTCCGCCTGATCCTGCTCGATTTGCATGCGGCGGCCTCGGCCGTATCCTTTTTGTCTGCGCAGCAGTTGGAAGTTCAAAGCCTCGAAATCAATCCGCAGATTGCTCGGCATCCCCTCGACGATCGCGGTCAGCTGCGGTCCGTGGGTCTCCCCGGCGGTCAAGTAACGTAAACTCATGATGCGTTCCCCCTTTAAACTTTTAAACTGTAAACGGCTAAAATCCTTAAATGTCTTCGCCCATTATAACATCTGCCCGCTACTTGTCCAAGACCTTTACCTTTTGCGTCAGACTCCTGTCCGTTCAAGCCGAAAAAGCCGCTCCGTTCCGCGGTTGGGCGGGAACGAAGCGACTTCGGGCGAACCCCGGAACACGGGGAACGGTTAGATTTTTTTGTAGAAAAACGTGTCGCACGGTTCAAGTCCGTACTGCCCCGGCGAGAAGATCTGCTCGGTGCTGCCTACGAACAATACGCCGCCTTTGCGCAGACTGGACGCAAATTTGTGGTACAGCGTCGCTTTGGCTTCTTCCGTAAAGTAGATCATGACGTTTCGGCAGACGATCAGGTCGTAACCGTCGTCGAACTTGTCCGTCAGCAGGTTCGCTTTGTGGAAATTGACCGCCCGCTTGAGCTTGTCGTCGACTTTGTACATGAGGCCTTCCGCTTTGAAATACTTTTCCGCCACTTTGGGAGGAACGTCCTTCAGCGAGCGTTCCAGATATTGGCCCTGCTTGGCTTTGGCCAGTGCGCCTTCGTCGAGATCGGCCGCGTTCAGCTTGGAATCGCCGAGAATGCCGTGCCCGTCGAGAATCATCGCCAGCGTATACGGTTCTTCGCCGGTCGAGCAGGCCGCGCTCCATACTTTGAGCCCTTTTTTGCCGCCTGCGCGCAGTTCCGGAATGATCGTGTCGCGCAGCACTTCCCAACGGTTCGGGTTGCGCCAAAATTCCGACACGTTGATCGTCATCCGGTCGAGGAATTCGAAGAACAGGTTTTTGTCCTTTTTCATCGCTTCGAAAAACTGGGCGAACGTGCTGTAGCCGTGCTTGGTGCGCAGCGTCGTCAGGCGACGTTTCATCTGCGCTTCCTTGTATTGGGACAGGTCGATTCCCGTGCTTGCATTTATGCTTTTGATAAACCCGCTGTAGTCCGGGTCGCTTCCCGGGGCAGATACTTCTTCGCGCCCCGCTCCGCTTCTGATCAGATCCATCGCGCCACCGCCTTGTCATAATCGAGCTGTTCCGCTTCTGTGAAGAAATTGGCGATCTCGCGCTTGGCGCTGTCAGGACCGTCCGATCCGTGAATCAGGTTAAACGGCGTATGCGCCGCAAAATCCCCGCGAATCGTGCCCGGCAGCGCTTCCGTGACTTGGGTCTTGCCCATGGCGATCCGGGCCAGCGCGATTACGTCGTCGCCTTCCCATACCATTGCGAACACCGGACCGGACGTGATGAATTCAACCAATTTTCCGAAAAACGGCTTGCCTTCGTGCTCGGCGTAATGACGCTTGGCCTGTTCCTCGGATATGTGCATGAATTTCCCCGCCACCAGCTTGAATCCTTTGTCTTCGAATCGGCTTACGATCCGTCCGACCAGTCCGCGTTGTACTCCATCGGGTTTGACCATCAAAAAAGTGCGTTCCATCGCAATCTCCCACTTTCGGCATATGATTTATTATCGGCTGAGACGCTTGCTTTTTATAGAGTTAAACGTTTTACACCCAAATTCCTGCCTGAGCCTGCGAAAAAAGGGAGATTCGTCGGAATCTCCCTTCGCCGTGCCGGTATGAAAATGGTTCAATACGTGCGTCTCGACACAAAATGCGCGATATCGCGCAGATGGCGGCGCGCCCGGATATCGGGCAGCCGGTCGAGCGCCTGCAGCGCTTTTTGCGTATAGCGGTCGGCCAGTTCCTCGGCGCGCGCGATGCCTTCGCTGCCGGTAATCATGGCCACGGCGGCGTTCACGTCCGTGCGGCCGTTCGCTTCGTGAATCCGGCCGATCTCGCCCAGCAGCGGATCGCGCAGCCGGTCTTCCTGCAGCGCGTACAGCACCGGAATGGTGATGTTGCCCTGGCGGATATCGCTGCCCGGCGGCTTGCCGATCTGCTTCTCCGTTCCGCACAGATCGAGCAGATCGTCCCGGATCTGGAACGCCATGCCGACGTTATAGCCGTAATTGTACAGCTCGCGCGCGACTTCCGTCGAAGCGCCGGCGGCAAGAGCGCCCAGTTGGCAGCTGACCGCGATCAGCAGCGCCGTTTTGCGGCGAATGCGCAGCAGGTACCGGCGGATGCTCTGACCCGAATTGAAAAAGTCCCGGATCTGTTCCATTTCGCCGATCGACATCTCGACCATCGCTTTGGCGAGAATCCGGTGAATCCGCGGATCTTCCAGTCCCGCGACCATCTCCAGCGCCTTGGCGTAAATATAATCGCCCGTATACATCGCGATCCGGTTGTCCCATTTCGCTTTGACCGTCAGTTGGCCGCGGCGCGTCTGCGCGTTGTCGATCACGTCGTCGTGCACGAGCGAAGCCATATGGATAAGTTCCAGCGGGACGGCGACCAGCTTCAACCGATCCAGCTCATACGTGCCGAACTTGCCGCTCAGCAGCACGAACGCCGGACGCAGGCGCTTGCCGCCCGCTTTCAGCAGATGCATGGCCGCTTCCCCGAGCGCTTCGTTCTCCACTTCGATGCAGGCGTAGAGCGAGCGTTCCACGGCGTCCATATCTTTTTTTAACGTTCCGAAGATTTCCATTCGTTTCATTCGTTCACCCGTATCCGCGTATTGTCGGTCCAAATTTCAATATGCGCTTCCTGCGGCAGCAGTCCCATCTCCCGGGCGTAACGGAAGTAAAGGTCGAGACCTTCCAGCCGTTCCCGGGTCAAGTCGTAACGCAAATTTTCGAAATATCCCTGCCAGTAAGCCAGTTCCCCGCCGAGTTCGGCCTGCGCTTTTTCCGCGACCGGCCGCACGTCGGCCAGGCTCCGGCGCTTGCTGTCGGCCAAAGCGTCGGCCAGTTCGCCGATACGTTCCGGATTGCGCCCGGCCGCCGCTTTGGAGACGGTCCAGACCGCGAAAGTCATACTTTTGCCGGTCCAGTTTTTCCATTCCGCGCCGAGATCGGTCACCGTGTAGCCGGCGTTGTCCCAATCGGCCCGAATCGCGTGGTCGCCGATCAGCAGCGCGACGTCGGCATGTTCCAGCATCTCTTCGAGATTCGGTTCGCAGGTGACGTACTCCGGCTTGGCGCCGTACGCTTTTTCCGCGACGATCTTCAGCAGATTGACGGAAGTCGCGGACGTGTTCGTCAGCGCGATTCGTCCGTGCACCGCTTCGGCGAACGGCTTTTTGGAAAAACACAGGATCGAGCGCACCGGCCCGTCCGCGCTCACCGACAAATCCGGGAGCAGCAGAAAACGGTCCGTCGCCATGCCGTAGGCAAAAGAAGAGACCGGGCTCATGTCCAGCTCCCCTTCGAGCAGCAGGCGGTTCAGCACGGCCGGAAGCTCCGTCCGGGTCGTCGCCGGAAAACTCAGCGCCGAGTCGTCGAAGTAATGGTAGACCGGCCAAACGTTGGTGTAGAGGATGCGCCCCAGGCGCAGCATGCCGCTCTCCTTCACGTTTCCTCCCCCCATCTTTTAAACAGATTGTGATCGATTCCAACACTGTCCAGCACTTTGCCGACCAGAAAATCGACGATTTCTTCGAGCGTGCGGGGACGATGGTAAAAAGCCGGCATCGCCGGCACCATTTTGACGCCCAGGCGCGCAAGCTTCAGCATGTTCTCCAAATGGATGGCATGCAGCGGCGTTTCCCTCGGCACGAGCACGAGCGGACGCCCTTCCTTGAGCATGACGTCCGCCGCCCGCGTCATCAGGTTGTCGGACGAACCGTGCGCGATCGAAGACAGCGTCCCCATCGAACACGGCATAACGATCATCCCTTCGGCCCGGAACGAACCGCTGGCGATCGAAGCTCCGATATCCGCCACCGGATGATACACCAGCCGTCCGGCGCGGCCGCCGAAACGGTGCTCCAGTTCCTGCTCGCGTTTCGACGCGTCGAAATCCATTTCTTCCTTAAATACGCGCCAGCCGGCGTTCGAGACGACCAGATGCACGGTAAAACCGAGATCCAGCAGTTCTTCGGTCAGCCGGATGCCGTAAACGCTGCCGCTGGCACCGGTGATTCCGACGACCCAGTGCCTGCCGGCGCCCGCGAGTTCGTTTACCAAAACTTCACCACCAAATCGATCAGAGTGAATACGAAAACAATACTGCTGAGCCAGCTGTTCATCGTGAAAAAGGCGGTCTGCACGCGCCGAAGATCGTTCGGCTTCACGATGCGGTGCTGATAGAACAAGATCGAGCACGCAATGACGACGCCGGCCACATACCACCAGCCGAGCGGCGTAATAAACGCAAGCGCAATCAGTCCGAGCGCCGTCACGGCGTGGAAGCCCTGGGCGATCTTGAGCGCTTTGTGCAGGCCGAACCGGCTCGGGATGGAATAAATGCCTTCCCGCCGGTCGAATTCGATATCGTCGCACGCATAGATCACGTCAAATCCGGCTGTCCAGAACGCGATCGCGATATAGAAGACGAGCGACGACCAGCTGAAGCTGTCGGTCACGGCCGCCCAACCGCCGAGCGGTGCAAGCGCGATCGTCGCGCCGAGCACGACGTGGCAGAGCCACGTGAAGCGCTTCGTGTACGAATAGGCGATCAGCAGCACGAGGGCGATCGGGAACAGCGTCAGCGCGAAGCGCGACAGTTCGAACGTCGCCCACAGGAAAAGACCCAGGAACACGACGACAAAAATCGCCACTTCGCGCGTTTTGAGAAGTCCCGCAGGAATGGCCCGCTTTTCGGTGCGCGGGTTTTTGGCGTCGATGTAACGGTCGATCAGACGGTTCATGCCCATCGCGGCGCTGCGCGCCCCGATCATGGCCAGCAAAATCCAGCCGGCCTGTCCCCACGAAGGCAGATGCCCGTTAATGACGACCGAGCCGAGCAGCATCCCCATGAACGCGAAGGGAAGCGCGAATAACGTATGTTCAATCTTGATCATTTCCAAAAAGACACGGATTTTCCCGAACATTTTATTTCTCCTTAATTCCGATGTGCAGCGCGGCGATTCCGCCGGTCAGCGCGTAAGCTTCCACGTCTTTGAGACCCACTTCACGGAAAATATTCGCCAATTCTTCGCGGCCCGGGAACAGTTTCAACGAATCCGGGAGCCACTTGTACTGCTCGTAGCTTTTTGCGAACAGCTTGCCCATCTTCGGCAGCATCCGTTCGAAATAAAAATAGTACAGCCCTTTGAACGGCTGGCTCGTCGGCTTGGACAATTCCAGGCAGACGACCATGCCGCCCGGCTTGACGACGCGGCGCATTTCGTTCAGCACGCGCACCGGATCGGGCACGTTGCGCAGGCCGAA
This genomic window contains:
- a CDS encoding phosphoribosylanthranilate isomerase encodes the protein MKTGITKRVPAIKICGIRTPEALLAAAELGVDYIGLVFAPSRRQVDGVQAAALIGELDAWAKSALIEANEATEAKDEAKRPKVAGVFVNPTLDELKATLSAAPLDVIQLHGQESPGFCREVRERFNTEVFKSISIGGEDTGESHAERAERMSEAYRGAVDALLLDTHDPLYGGGSGRTFNWEIIPLYRQAAEACGLQLFVAGGLTESNAGELVRNYAPDGIDVSSGVETDGHKDIRKMTLFVERAVLS
- the trpC gene encoding indole-3-glycerol phosphate synthase TrpC translates to MYLDRIVETKRREVRLLKETLNMAEAERRIAAMPPTLGFEAALRSPKRQGMALIAEVKKASPSKGLIRADFDPVRLAQAYEAAGADCLSVLTDNEYFQGSADYLTAIRAAVKLPLLRKDFVIDESQIYEARLIGADAVLLIAAILPVARLRELKAAAESLGLDTLIEVHNADELDAVLQVTDRGLIGVNNRNLHTFETSLDVTAELAPRMPKRALLISESAIRTKEDVAYVGSGGASGVLIGETFMRRADVGEAVAEVMGPVSGAPASAAAGESADTGAGAADSEASR
- the trpD gene encoding anthranilate phosphoribosyltransferase: MPTSRTSEPTDNLYPIQPSLSAKEALALASEGSSLTREQARHAMESIMTGAATPAQIGGLLLALRMKGETTEEITGFAEAMRSFSGTVGTSREHLLDTCGTGGSGIHKFNISTASALIAASASVRVAKHGNRSASGRAGSADVLEALGVNIGLSGSQAAECLDRIGICFLFAQTYHPSMKHAAGPRRELGVRTVFNLLGPLTNPAGADRQLLGLYDAGRTEQIARVLGNLGARRAMVVAGLDGLDEISVSGPTRVSELEDGLVRTYEITPEQLGLSRYPLEDILGGDAADNARIIRGVLSGERGARRDIVLANAGACIYTAGEAADLAEGVRMAAQIVDSGQALDKLEQLIRITEECGYVS
- the aroH gene encoding chorismate mutase, whose protein sequence is MYNRGIRGATTVEHNDREEIYAATQELVAEMTAQNGIQPETVSNIWITVTHDLDAAFPAVAVRRQSGWDFVPLMCALEIPVEGSLPRCIRLMIQVNTEKGQREINHVYQRGATVLRPDLARRS
- the aroB gene encoding 3-dehydroquinate synthase, translated to MAETPKTLTVELGERSYPIVIGEGLLANAAEYLRLAGVPDKSPLLIVTDDNAGPLYLAKLTEALTAGGYRALSAVVPHGEPSKSLDVYNDLITRAIEEGLDRSSAILALGGGVIGDLAGFVAGTYMRGIRFVQVPTTILAHDSSVGGKVAVNHPLAKNMIGVFHQPELVLYDVETLKSLPPREVRAGLAEMVKHGLIWDKAFAEWCRANAGRLLALDSEALAYGLEQGCAIKARIVSRDERENDLRAILNLGHTLGHAIEAVAGYGRFLHGEAISIGMAAAALIGEERGAAGLHAETVSMLEALELPVTLPADIGTEALMDAMQRDKKFREGRMIFIVPLAVGRVEIASDVDADTVRSVIERLKRSGEPS
- the aroC gene encoding chorismate synthase; this translates as MSLRYLTAGETHGPQLTAIVEGMPSNLRIDFEALNFQLLRRQKGYGRGRRMQIEQDQADIVGGVRHGQTTGAPIALVVVNNDWKHWTKIMNVEPMEGTDEEKRRVHRPRPGHADLNGGLKYDLKDLRNVLERSSARETAVRVAVGALARQLLEVFGIRIGGQVLRIGEIVAPANNLPLDELVARTEASSVRVADEETEKKMEAYIDLIKKEGDSVGGVVECIVEGLPIGLGSYVQYDRKLDARIAQAVMSINAFKGVEIGIGFEAGELRGSQVHDEILHSEETGYTRASNRLGGFEGGITNGMPIVVRGVMKPIPTLYKPLRSVDIDTKEPFNAQVERSDACAVPAASVVMESVVAWEVAKAFLEKFGGDSMEEIKANYDNYKRQLENY
- a CDS encoding CheR family methyltransferase translates to MDLIRSGAGREEVSAPGSDPDYSGFIKSINASTGIDLSQYKEAQMKRRLTTLRTKHGYSTFAQFFEAMKKDKNLFFEFLDRMTINVSEFWRNPNRWEVLRDTIIPELRAGGKKGLKVWSAACSTGEEPYTLAMILDGHGILGDSKLNAADLDEGALAKAKQGQYLERSLKDVPPKVAEKYFKAEGLMYKVDDKLKRAVNFHKANLLTDKFDDGYDLIVCRNVMIYFTEEAKATLYHKFASSLRKGGVLFVGSTEQIFSPGQYGLEPCDTFFYKKI
- the ndk gene encoding nucleoside-diphosphate kinase, which produces MERTFLMVKPDGVQRGLVGRIVSRFEDKGFKLVAGKFMHISEEQAKRHYAEHEGKPFFGKLVEFITSGPVFAMVWEGDDVIALARIAMGKTQVTEALPGTIRGDFAAHTPFNLIHGSDGPDSAKREIANFFTEAEQLDYDKAVARWI
- a CDS encoding polyprenyl synthetase family protein; this encodes MKRMEIFGTLKKDMDAVERSLYACIEVENEALGEAAMHLLKAGGKRLRPAFVLLSGKFGTYELDRLKLVAVPLELIHMASLVHDDVIDNAQTRRGQLTVKAKWDNRIAMYTGDYIYAKALEMVAGLEDPRIHRILAKAMVEMSIGEMEQIRDFFNSGQSIRRYLLRIRRKTALLIAVSCQLGALAAGASTEVARELYNYGYNVGMAFQIRDDLLDLCGTEKQIGKPPGSDIRQGNITIPVLYALQEDRLRDPLLGEIGRIHEANGRTDVNAAVAMITGSEGIARAEELADRYTQKALQALDRLPDIRARRHLRDIAHFVSRRTY
- a CDS encoding menaquinone biosynthetic enzyme MqnA/MqnD family protein — protein: MLRLGRILYTNVWPVYHYFDDSALSFPATTRTELPAVLNRLLLEGELDMSPVSSFAYGMATDRFLLLPDLSVSADGPVRSILCFSKKPFAEAVHGRIALTNTSATSVNLLKIVAEKAYGAKPEYVTCEPNLEEMLEHADVALLIGDHAIRADWDNAGYTVTDLGAEWKNWTGKSMTFAVWTVSKAAAGRNPERIGELADALADSKRRSLADVRPVAEKAQAELGGELAYWQGYFENLRYDLTRERLEGLDLYFRYAREMGLLPQEAHIEIWTDNTRIRVNE
- a CDS encoding UbiX family flavin prenyltransferase, with translation MVNELAGAGRHWVVGITGASGSVYGIRLTEELLDLGFTVHLVVSNAGWRVFKEEMDFDASKREQELEHRFGGRAGRLVYHPVADIGASIASGSFRAEGMIVMPCSMGTLSSIAHGSSDNLMTRAADVMLKEGRPLVLVPRETPLHAIHLENMLKLARLGVKMVPAMPAFYHRPRTLEEIVDFLVGKVLDSVGIDHNLFKRWGEET
- a CDS encoding UbiA-like polyprenyltransferase; this encodes MFGKIRVFLEMIKIEHTLFALPFAFMGMLLGSVVINGHLPSWGQAGWILLAMIGARSAAMGMNRLIDRYIDAKNPRTEKRAIPAGLLKTREVAIFVVVFLGLFLWATFELSRFALTLFPIALVLLIAYSYTKRFTWLCHVVLGATIALAPLGGWAAVTDSFSWSSLVFYIAIAFWTAGFDVIYACDDIEFDRREGIYSIPSRFGLHKALKIAQGFHAVTALGLIALAFITPLGWWYVAGVVIACSILFYQHRIVKPNDLRRVQTAFFTMNSWLSSIVFVFTLIDLVVKFW